From Nicotiana tabacum cultivar K326 chromosome 20, ASM71507v2, whole genome shotgun sequence, one genomic window encodes:
- the LOC107824474 gene encoding mitochondrial outer membrane protein porin of 36 kDa, with product MVKGPGLYSDIGKKARDLLYRDYVSDHKFTVTTYTSNGVAITSSGVKKGEFLLADVNTQLKNKNFTTDVKVDTNSNVYTTITVDEPAPGLKTIFSFVVPDQKSGKVELQYLHEYAGISTSIGLAASPLVNFSGVAGNNKIALGTDLSFDTSSGNFTKCNAGLNFTTSDLIASLALNDKGDTLSASYYHTVNPLTNTAVGAELTHSFSSNENTMTIGTHHSLDPLTTVKARVNSYGKASALIQHEWRPKSLFTISGEVDTRAIEKSAKVGLAVALKP from the exons ATGGTGAAGGGTCCAGGTCTTTATTCTGACATCGGCAAAAAAGCCAGAG ATCTTTTATACAGGGATTATGTCAGTGACCATAAGTTCACCGTTACTACTTACACTTCCAACGGAGTG GCCATTACCTCATCTGGTGTGAAGAAAGGCGAGTTCCTTTTAGCTGATGTAAACACTCAGCTGAAGAACAAAAACTTCACAACTGATGTTAAAGTGGACACCAATTCAAAT GTCTACACTACCATTACTGTTGATGAACCTGCACCTGGACTGAAGACGATCTTCAGCTTTGTTGTTCCAGATCAGAAATCTGGAAAG GTAGAGCTCCAGTACCTGCATGAGTATGCTGGAATCAGTACTAGCATTGGACTTGCAGCAAGTCCTTTAGTCAACTTCTCTGGTGTTGCCGGCAACAATAAGATTGCTTTGGGCACTGATCTGTCATTTGATACCTCGTCAGGAAATTTCACGAAATGCAATGCTGGTTTGAATTTCACCACTTCCGATTTGATCGCGTCCTTGGCATT GAATGACAAGGGTGATACGCTCTCTGCATCCTACTACCACACCGTGAATCCATTGACCAATACAGCTGTTGGTGCAGAGTTGACTCACAGCTTCTCAAGCAACGAGAACACTATGACCATCGGAACACATCATTCCTTGGACCCACTGACCACAGTGAAGGCTCGGGTTAACAGCTATGGTAAGGCAAGTGCTCTCATCCAGCACGAGTGGCGTCCAAAATCCCTCTTTACAATCTCTGGCGAAGTGGACACCAGGGCAATTGAAAAGAGCGCCAAGGTTGGATTGGCCGTAGCCCTCAAGCCATGA